A single Pseudomonas putida DNA region contains:
- a CDS encoding SCO family protein, translating to MNAKHSFQLLALSLALSSNLALAHAGHDHDGHAGQPPAAHQEKTSVRFADVPLLNQDGMPVRLEKDLVGERLVVMGFIYTSCTTVCPVVSSIMGKVQQQLGGRVGEEIQLVSISVDPQRDDAKRLQTYARSFQHGPGWSWLTGSQYAITETLKGLGSFSADLSQHPPLILVGDGRTGHWTRYYGFTDPAVLVEEINRLSARRVHAKSTAIAEHHEVQP from the coding sequence ATGAACGCCAAGCATTCTTTTCAGTTGCTTGCCCTGAGCCTGGCACTGTCCAGCAACCTGGCGCTGGCCCATGCCGGTCATGACCACGACGGCCACGCCGGGCAGCCACCTGCGGCCCACCAGGAAAAAACCAGCGTGCGTTTTGCCGATGTTCCGCTGCTCAACCAGGACGGCATGCCGGTGCGCCTGGAGAAAGACCTGGTGGGCGAGCGGCTGGTGGTCATGGGGTTCATCTACACCAGCTGCACCACGGTGTGCCCGGTGGTGTCGTCGATCATGGGCAAGGTCCAGCAACAGCTGGGTGGGCGTGTGGGCGAGGAGATCCAGCTGGTGTCGATCAGCGTCGACCCGCAGCGTGACGACGCCAAACGCCTGCAGACCTACGCCAGGTCCTTCCAGCACGGCCCGGGCTGGAGCTGGCTGACCGGCTCGCAGTACGCCATTACCGAAACCCTCAAGGGCCTGGGCAGCTTCAGCGCCGACCTTAGCCAGCACCCACCGCTGATCCTGGTCGGCGACGGCCGCACTGGCCACTGGACCCGCTACTACGGCTTCACCGACCCGGCCGTGCTGGTCGAGGAAATCAACCGCCTTAGCGCCCGCCGCGTGCACGCCAAGAGCACCGCCATCGCCGAACACCATGAGGTGCAGCCATGA
- a CDS encoding SCO family protein, whose product MRSTDWLALVAVLWILSSVAFAHDGHAPQGPSPQPAPPAMTSGGGTRDAQAWFTDTVLKDQNGRALRFYSDVLKDKVVMLNVIFTHCTDACPLITRKLRDVRDAMGPELASQVTFVSISSDPLNDTPAALKAFAEKQGVDSANWLFLTGDKADVDLVLGRIGQFLPSPEQHSTQLIAGDVAGKRWSKIRPDAPPAAIAQRMQLLAQPLAGR is encoded by the coding sequence ATGCGCAGCACCGACTGGCTGGCCCTGGTGGCCGTGCTGTGGATCCTCAGCTCGGTCGCTTTCGCCCACGACGGCCATGCACCGCAAGGGCCCAGCCCGCAGCCGGCGCCGCCGGCCATGACCAGCGGCGGCGGCACCCGCGATGCGCAGGCCTGGTTCACCGACACCGTGCTCAAGGACCAGAACGGCCGCGCACTGCGCTTCTACAGCGATGTGCTCAAGGACAAGGTGGTGATGCTCAACGTGATCTTCACCCATTGCACCGACGCCTGCCCGCTGATCACCCGCAAGCTGCGTGACGTGCGCGATGCCATGGGGCCGGAACTGGCCAGCCAGGTGACCTTCGTGTCGATCAGCAGTGACCCGCTCAACGACACCCCGGCGGCGCTCAAGGCGTTTGCCGAGAAGCAAGGCGTGGACAGCGCCAACTGGCTGTTCCTGACTGGTGACAAGGCTGATGTCGACCTGGTGCTGGGGCGCATTGGCCAGTTCCTGCCCAGCCCAGAGCAGCACTCGACCCAGCTGATTGCCGGCGACGTGGCTGGCAAGCGCTGGAGCAAGATCCGCCCGGATGCACCGCCCGCCGCCATCGCCCAGCGCATGCAGTTGCTGGCTCAGCCATTGGCCGGGCGCTAG